In the genome of Deinococcus aetherius, the window CCCCGGCGCTCCACCGCGCGGGGAGAGTCCGTCTCGTGAAAGCGGTTGACCGTGCGCCGCAGTCTCGTCTGCACCGCCCTCCAGCTCGGCTCGCCCATCACGGCCAGGCCGAGCCCTTCGGCGGAACGCGCCTCGTGCACGGTGCGGGCGAGGGACAGCAGCGTCTTGGAGGGTACGCAGCCGGTGAAGAGGCACTCGCCGCCCAGCCGGTCCCGCTCGATCAGCAGGACGCGCTTCCCCGCCGCCGCCGCGACCTGCGCCGCCGTGAGGCCCGCCGAGCCCCCGCCGATGACCACCACGTCGCCCTGCAGCGTCCGCGTCCCCAGCGCGCAGGGGACGTTCCACTCCAGCTCGCGGGTCCGCCCCGCCGTGGCCGTCATTCCAGCGCCTCCAGTTCGAGCTGCTCGATCAGGGCCTCCAGGCCCCGGACGTTCACCCGGTAGTCGCCGCGCGTGCCCAGCACGAGATCCTGGGCGCGCCACGCGCTGATCGCCTGGGTGGCACTCACCCGGCTCGCGTTCGCCATGCTCGCGATCTCGTCGTGCCGCAGGTCCAGCCGCAGGTGGTACACGCCCTCTCCGGTGTCCTCGCCCAGACGGACCGCCAGCTCTGCCATGACGCGCGCCAGCCGCACCTGCACGGGCTGCGTCATGACGTGGAGCCGCTCCTCCAGGTCCGCGTTGCGCCGGGCGAGCACCATCGCGAAGGTCAGGGCGACGTGGGGCAATTGC includes:
- a CDS encoding Crp/Fnr family transcriptional regulator encodes the protein MTDTDWMNSISDPDMQRLGQICPPRRYARGERVYRRGEPAGSLHILLEGHVKLAQPGWLGNERVLTVCGPDDFFGENFLTGAATCLADAVCLTDHTVVCPVSREQFLEVATQLPHVALTFAMVLARRNADLEERLHVMTQPVQVRLARVMAELAVRLGEDTGEGVYHLRLDLRHDEIASMANASRVSATQAISAWRAQDLVLGTRGDYRVNVRGLEALIEQLELEALE